In a single window of the Geotrypetes seraphini chromosome 11, aGeoSer1.1, whole genome shotgun sequence genome:
- the PDYN gene encoding proenkephalin-B isoform X2: MERQVLALILCLGWMPTAWEDCAGQCSNCIEHTKQKEKHINHLVCTLECEGSLVSSQKWESCRELLSTFLPFLLEPDKRIQDAAGKQDRDLGMNKPYGDFIRKLEKDTIFSMEENTKGKGNLGQKSEDSLYSIRSGLVDDPREEKRYGGFLRKYPKRSTEQGPEELQKRYGGFMRRIRPKLKWDNQKRYGGFLRRQFRLSTQAEEPAAFQLKSGTPN; the protein is encoded by the exons ATGGAGAGGCAGGTTCTGGCACTTATCCTGTGCCTAGGTTGGATGCCTACAGCCTGGGAAGATTGTGCTGGTCAATGCTCCAACTGCATAGAACATActaagcaaaaagaaaaacacatcaaCCACTTG GTTTGTACTCTAGAGTGTGAAGGGTCTCTAGTATCGTCTCAGAAGTGGGAAAGCTGCAGGGAACTTCTTTCCACATTTCTGCCCTTCCTGCTGGAGCCTGACAAAAGGATCCAGGACGCTGCAGGGAAGCAGGATAGGGATCTCGGTATGAACAAGCCTTATGGGGACTTCATAAGAAAGCTAGAAAAAGACACCATCTTCAGCATGGAGGAAAATACCAAAGGCAAAGGCAACCTGGGTCAAAAATCAGAGGACTCCTTATATAGCATCAGAAGTGGACTTGTGGATGACCCAAGGGAGGAGAAACGCTATGGAGGCTTTCTGCGTAAATACCCCAAAAGGAGCACTGAGCAGGGGCCAGAGGAGCTTCAAAAGCGCTATGGGGGCTTCATGCGAAGGATCCGTCCTAAGTTGAAATGGGACAACCAGAAGCGTTATGGAGGTTTTCTGCGGCGGCAGTTCAGGCTTAGCACACAGGCTGAAGAGCCTGCTGCCTTTCAGCTAAAAAGTGGCACGCCCAACTAA